A region of Panicum virgatum strain AP13 chromosome 8N, P.virgatum_v5, whole genome shotgun sequence DNA encodes the following proteins:
- the LOC120684390 gene encoding L-type lectin-domain containing receptor kinase IX.1-like, whose translation MGSGHLLLAAAVTMLSVMASGQSDNISQLCTLSCSTTDNYTDSSQYKKNLDSLLAALPAAAGDNGWFYRSSAGTGADEVFGLIMCFADRSATECSDCLADAPAWIRTLCPGSRNVTTAYEACVLRYSAAPIPATADLDAALVVSVTGMPVTSDAVLAAWVPLMSYLVAGVALSPLLIANDTTPYSSTQEMYGLAQCTRDLNPTECTRCVNIYIAQLGSTFPNNTGGCIKGSSCNLVYQVGFPINITLPPIPRLPAATSSTMPAPPPPGSSSSSKKALVIGLSVGAAASLIVLASLIWIHSLRRRRIPAKILDEFEKGTGPKRFRYGELAVATNNFSDQQKLGEGGFGSVYRGYLKEMDLHVAIKRVSKGSKQGRKEYASEVRIISRLRHRNLVQLIGWCHGSGDDELLLVYEMMPNGSLDCHLHSPDRVLTWPVRYRVALGVGAALLYLHEDAAEQRVVHRDVKPSNVMLDASFNAKLGDFGLARLIGDGRRSHTTGVAGTFGYMDPKCVLAGKASVESDVYSFGVLLLEVACGRRPAVLVGEEEDGHLVHVHLVQWVWDSYGGGSILDAADTRLGGEFDGREMACAMIVGLWCAHPDRSRRPNIRQAFNALRFEAPPPRLPAKMPVATDGPPPAGSSSTTSSTEAGRTTTQGLGGGGVQTPTTAASLDIEH comes from the exons ATGGGTtccggccacctcctcctcgccgccgccgtcaccatGCTCTCCGTCATGGCATCTGGGCAGTCCGACAACATCTCTCAGCTCTGTACGCTATCTTGCTCGACGacggacaactacaccgacagCAGCCAGTACAAGAAGAACCTggacagcctcctcgccgccctccccgcggcggccggcgacaacGGCTGGTTCTACAGGAGCAGCGCCGGGACGGGCGCCGACGAGGTGTTCGGCCTCATCATGTGCTTCGCTGACCGCAGCGCGACGGAGTGCAGCGACTGCCTCGCCGACGCGCCCGCTTGGATCAGGACGCTGTGCCCGGGCAGCCGGAACGTGACCACGGCGTACGAGGCGTGCGTGCTCCGGTACTCTGCCGCGCCGATCCCGGCCACCGCGGACCTCGACGCCGCGTTAGTCGTGAGCGTCACCGGGATGCCCGTCACCTCGGACGCCGTGCTCGCGGCCTGGGTGCCCCTGATGAGCtacctcgtcgccggcgtcgcgcTCTCGCCCCTGCTGATCGCCAACGACACCACGCCGTACTCGAGCACGCAGGAGATGTACGGGCTGGCGCAGTGCACGAGGGATCTCAACCCCACCGAGTGCACGCGCTGCGTCAACATCTACATCGCCCAGCTGGGGTCAACGTTCCCCAACAACACCGGCGGCTGCATCAAGGGGTCCAGCTGCAACCTCGTCTACCAGGTGGGCTTTCCGATCAACATCACCCTGCCGCCCATACCTCGTCTACCAGCTGCAACCTCGTCTACCATGCCGGCACCTCCACCTCCAG GATCTTCATCGTCTTCCAAGAAAGCGCTCGTGATCGGCTTGTCTGTTGGAGCTGCTGCGTCTCTGATCGTCCTGGCCTCCCTGATATGGATCCATAGTCTCCGGCGACGGAGGATACCGGCTAAAATCCTTGACGAATTCGAGAAAGGCACAGGGCCAAAGCGGTTTCGCTacggcgagctcgccgtcgccaccaACAACTTCTCGGACCAGCAGAAGCTGGGAGAGGGAGGGTTCGGGTCAGTGTACAGAGGCTACCTCAAGGAGATGGACCTTCACGTCGCCATCAAGAGGGTGTCCAAGGGTTCCAAGCAGGGGAGGAAGGAGTACGCCTCGGAGGTGAGGATCATCAGCCGGCTGAGGCACCGCAACCTGGTGCAGCTCATCGGCTGGTGCCACGGTAGTGGCGATGATGAGCTCCTCCTCGTCTACGAGATGATGCCCAACGGCAGCCTCGACTGCCACCTCCACAGTCCGGACAGAGTGCTGACATGGCCGGTCAGGTACCGCGTCGcgctcggcgtcggcgccgcgcTGCTGTACCTGCACGAGGACGCCGCCGAGCAGCGCGTAGTGCACCGGGACGTGAAGCCCAGCAACGTCATGCTGGACGCGTCGTTCAACGCCAAGCTTGGCGACTTCGGGCTCGCGCGGCTCatcggcgacggccggcggTCGCACACCACGGGCGTCGCCGGCACGTTCGGGTACATGGACCCGAAGTGCGTGCTCGCCGGGAAGGCCAGCGTGGAGTCGgacgtgtacagcttcggcgtcctcctcctcgaggTCGCCTGTGGTCGGCGGCCGGCAGTGCTcgtgggggaggaggaagacgggCACTTGGTCCACGTCCACCTGGTGCAGTGGGTGTGGGACTCGTACGGCGGCGGGAGCATCCTTGACGCGGCCGACACGCGGCTGGGAGGGGAGTTCGACGGCCGGGAGATGGCCTGCGCGATGATCGTCGGGCTCTGGTGCGCGCACCCGGACCGCAGCCGCCGGCCCAACATCAGGCAGGCCTTCAACGCGCTGCGCttcgaggcgccgccgccgaggctgcCCGCCAAGATGCCCGTCGCAACGGATGGGCCCCCGCCGGCTGGCTCAAGCTCAACGACGTCGTCTACTGAagcggggaggacgacgacccaagggctaggcggcggcggcgtccagaCGCCAACCACGGCGGCATCACTCGATATCGAGCATTAA
- the LOC120686819 gene encoding uncharacterized protein LOC120686819 isoform X1, which yields MQSPGDGHQVTKSMAPFLPSSWDSLGHPSHPNCRPNLSQILSPLSQSLSDPVAPRGRKSRFGVMRRHTSSGSFCSFAGWKEQLRFCQGQWCRTVHNNRAWLLMLLIFGMIYDQIANQGLKFGGLYNQYVVKNHACLLRQVLCSCLRTIVGHISKTIVEGSTSVCVVLEKLMLNGSESYFDDSDVNLYL from the exons ATGCAGTCGCCGGGCGACGGACACCAGGTGACCAAGTCAATGGCTCCCTTCCTCCCTAGTTCGTGGGACTCGCTCGGGCACCCCTCCCACCCAAATTGCCGTCCCAATCTCTCTCAGATCCTGTCTCCTCTGTCTCAATCTCTCTCAGATCCGGTCGCTCCCAGGGGCCGCAAATCCAG GTTTGGAGTTATGCGTCGCCACACCAGTTCTGGCTCTTTCTGTTCATTTGCTGGATGGAAAGAGCAGTTGCGATTCTGTCAAG GGCAATGGTGTAGAACTGTACATAATAACAGAGCATGGCTATTGATGTTATTGATATTTGGCATGATATACGATCAAATTGCTAACCAAG GTTTGAAGTTTGGGGGTCTATATAATCAATATGTAGTAAAAAACCATGCGTGCTTGTTACGACAAGTTCTGTGCAGTTGTCTTAGAACTATAGTTGGTCACATTTCAAAAACCATAGTTGAAGGTAGCACTTCTGTGTGTGTAGTCTTAGAAAAGTTGATGTTAAATGGATCTGAGAGCTACTTTGATGATTCAGATGTAAACC
- the LOC120686819 gene encoding uncharacterized protein LOC120686819 isoform X2, translated as MQSPGDGHQVTKSMAPFLPSSWDSLGHPSHPNCRPNLSQILSPLSQSLSDPVAPRGRKSRFGVMRRHTSSGSFCSFAGWKEQLRFCQGQWCRTVHNNRAWLLMLLIFGMIYDQIANQVVLNYRL; from the exons ATGCAGTCGCCGGGCGACGGACACCAGGTGACCAAGTCAATGGCTCCCTTCCTCCCTAGTTCGTGGGACTCGCTCGGGCACCCCTCCCACCCAAATTGCCGTCCCAATCTCTCTCAGATCCTGTCTCCTCTGTCTCAATCTCTCTCAGATCCGGTCGCTCCCAGGGGCCGCAAATCCAG GTTTGGAGTTATGCGTCGCCACACCAGTTCTGGCTCTTTCTGTTCATTTGCTGGATGGAAAGAGCAGTTGCGATTCTGTCAAG GGCAATGGTGTAGAACTGTACATAATAACAGAGCATGGCTATTGATGTTATTGATATTTGGCATGATATACGATCAAATTGCTAACCAAG TAGTCTTAAACTACAGGTTGTAG